The Trueperaceae bacterium DNA window GACCGTGAGCCACAGGACCCTTCACCTCGGCGCCGCCGCCGTGCTCGCGCTGATCGCCCTGGCGGTGAGCCTCGCGGCCTGCTCGCAGCGGGACGCCTGGAGCGATGACGAGCTCGCCACGCTGGAGAGCCTCTCGCTGAGCAGCCTCCCGCCGCTCCCCCCGGACCCCTCGAACACCTACGGCGACGACCCGCGCGCCGCCGACCTGGGGCACCGCCTCTTCTTCGACACCCGCCTGAGCGCGAACGGCCAGGTGGCCTGCGCCACCTGCCACCTGGCCGAGCTCAACTTCACCGACGGCAAGCCCCTCGGCGAGGGCGTGGGCACGACGAGCCGCAAGACGATGACGGTGGTCGGCACCGCCTACAGCCCCTGGCTCTTCTGGGACGGCCGCGCCGACAGCCAGTGGAGCCAGGCGCTGGGCCCGCTCGAGAGCGCGGTCGAGCACGGCGGCAGCCGCCTGCAGTACGCGCACCTGATCGCCGACCAGTACGCCGACGAGTACGAGGCGGTGTTCGGCCCGCTGCCGGACCTCTCCGGGCTGCCCGCCACGGGCGGCCCCGTGGACGACCCCGTGGCGCGGGCGAACTGGGAGTCGCTGAGCCCCGAGCAGCAGGAGGACGTCACCCGGGTGTTCGTGAACGTGGGCAAGGCGATCGCCGCCTACGAGCGCCTGCTCATGCCGGGCGAGTCCCGCTTCGACCGCTACGTGGCTGCGGTGGCGGCCGGCGACACCGAGGCGGCGGCGACGCTCCTCACAGGCGACGAGGTCGCCGGGCTGCGCCTGTTCATCGGCGGGGCCGGCTGCACTAACTGCCACAACGGGGCGCTCTTCACGAACAACGAGTTCCACAACACGGGCGTGCCGTCCCGGCCCGACCTGCCGGAGGACAGCGGGCGCGCCCTCGGCGCCAGGCAGGTCATGGAGAGCGAGTTCAACTGCCTGGGCCCCTGGAGCGACGCCGAGCCGCGCGACTGCACGGAGCTGCGCTTCCTCAAGGCCGAGGGTCACGAGCTGGAGCGCGCCTTCAAGCCGCCGTCGCTGCGCAACGTCGCCGAGTCGGCCCCCTACATGCACGCCGGCCAGTTCGCGACCCTCGGCGAGGTGCTCAGGCACTACAACGACGCGCCCCACGCGCCGGCCGGGCACAGCGAGCTCTCGCCGCTGGGCCTCAGCGACGAGCAGCTCGCGCAGCTCGAGGCCTTCCTGCGCACCCTCTCGGCGCCGCTGGCCACACCGGAGGAGCTGCTGCGGGCGCCGGAGGGCATGCCCGCGGACGCGGCGCCCGCCTCGACCGCGGAAGGAGACGGCCGATGAGGGCCGTCGCGCCGACCAGCGGGCGCGTGCACGGCCTCGCCGCGCGGGGCGCGGCCCGCCCCGCCGGTCCACGCACCGCCCCCTGGGCGGTCCTCAGGCACCGCGACTACCGCCTGGTGTGGCTCGGCCAGACGGTCTCCGGCGTGGGCACGTTCATGCAGGTCGTCGGGCAGTCGCTGCTGGTGCTGAGGCTCAGCGGCGGCTCGCCCGTCGCCCTCGGCGCCGTCTCGCTCGCGCAGGCCGCGGCGTTCATCGCCTTCTCGCTGATCGGCGGCAGCGTCGTCGACCGCTTCCCCAAGCGTCGCGTGCTGCTCGTCACGCAGTCGCTGCTCCTGGCCCTGTCCGCCACGCTGGCCGTCCTCACCGCCACCGGCGCCGAGACGCTGACGCTCGTGGTCGCGCTGGCGTTCTGCTCGGGCGTGGTGGCCAGCTTCGACCAGCCGGCCCGCTCGGCGCTCCTCCCCCACCTCGTGCCACGCGCCGAGCTGCCGCGCGCGACCGCCCTGAACGCGCTGGTCATGACCGCCGCCGGCACGGTGGGCCCGGCGCTCGCCGGGCTCACGTCCGCGACGCTCGGCCTCACCGTCAACTTCGCGGTGAACGCCGTCGGCTTCGCCGTCGTGCTCGCCTGCCTGGCGCTCGTGCGCACCGACGCCCCGCCCGCCGCGGCGGCGAGCCGCCAGCCGCTGCTGCGGTCCGTGGGCGCCGGCCTGGCCGTCGTGGCCGGGCACGCCGGGCTGCGCTC harbors:
- a CDS encoding MFS transporter gives rise to the protein MRAVAPTSGRVHGLAARGAARPAGPRTAPWAVLRHRDYRLVWLGQTVSGVGTFMQVVGQSLLVLRLSGGSPVALGAVSLAQAAAFIAFSLIGGSVVDRFPKRRVLLVTQSLLLALSATLAVLTATGAETLTLVVALAFCSGVVASFDQPARSALLPHLVPRAELPRATALNALVMTAAGTVGPALAGLTSATLGLTVNFAVNAVGFAVVLACLALVRTDAPPAAAASRQPLLRSVGAGLAVVAGHAGLRSVVTGYGLLLLLGPSPSVVLPLYAAQALDAGGAQLGLLFSAVGAGTVLASGVQALLGSGSRSRVFLTALAVWAGALVVFASSSSLLLCAAALLVHGAARNVVGTTAVTLMQLLSPDEARGRVMSLNTLLANGVRPLGDFGLSAVMAATSVGFAAGAAGALVGLYAVARQVTAAREPAAAAA
- a CDS encoding cytochrome c peroxidase, producing MSHRTLHLGAAAVLALIALAVSLAACSQRDAWSDDELATLESLSLSSLPPLPPDPSNTYGDDPRAADLGHRLFFDTRLSANGQVACATCHLAELNFTDGKPLGEGVGTTSRKTMTVVGTAYSPWLFWDGRADSQWSQALGPLESAVEHGGSRLQYAHLIADQYADEYEAVFGPLPDLSGLPATGGPVDDPVARANWESLSPEQQEDVTRVFVNVGKAIAAYERLLMPGESRFDRYVAAVAAGDTEAAATLLTGDEVAGLRLFIGGAGCTNCHNGALFTNNEFHNTGVPSRPDLPEDSGRALGARQVMESEFNCLGPWSDAEPRDCTELRFLKAEGHELERAFKPPSLRNVAESAPYMHAGQFATLGEVLRHYNDAPHAPAGHSELSPLGLSDEQLAQLEAFLRTLSAPLATPEELLRAPEGMPADAAPASTAEGDGR